The DNA region TCGTTAACACTGTCCCCGCTTGACTTTCTCCTACCAGACATCTGCGGAGAACTCAACTTACCGTTGGTTGCCACTTTTCATACTCCGTTTGCTGGCAAGGGCGCTAAGCTCAAATCGGGAACACAGCTTTTGGCGTATCAACTTTATGCACCTTTTTTAGTAAACTACGATCGCGTAATTGTCTTCTCGCAGGTACAACGCGAGTTATTAGCACGTTTGGGATTAACACCCGAAAGTGTTGCTGTCATTCCCAATGGGGTAGATATTCAAAAGTATTCTCCTGGCTCGTCAAAAATCAAAGCGAAGTTTAACGCACAGCGATTGTTTGTTTACCAAGGTCGCTTGGCACCGGAGAAAAATGTAGAGCCTTTATTACGCGCCTGGAAGCACTCAGAAATGCATCCAGATAGCAAATTACTGATTGTCGGTGATGGTCCATTAACATCTTCACTAGAACCGTTCTATGGTCCTGAACATGGTATTCACTGGTTAGGATTTATCGCCGAGGAAGAACAGCGCATTGAAATCCTACGAGGCTGTGATGTTTTTATTTTGCCGTCTTTAGTCGAAGGACTGTCAATATCCTTACTAGAGGCAATGGCTTGTGGTGTAGCTTGTCTAGCAACTGATGTTGGTGCAGATGGCGAAGTTTTAGAGGGTGGTGCTGGTGTCATTCTCACACCACGCCGCGTAGAATCACAGTTACGAACGTTGCTGCCACTCTTCCAAGACCATCCTGAATTAACCACTTTATTAGGACAGAAAGCCCGTAAGCGCGTTGTCGAACGCTATACACTGAGCCAAAATATTACCCAAGTCGAGAAACTCTATGCTCAAGTTTTAGAGCAACGGCGGTTTCATTTCAGCCGTGGGGCGTAGCAAGGTGCAGGTAAACAGAGGCGCAAGAAAGCATAAATACGAATTGATATAGCAATACCCGTTTTAGCTCTGAGCGCAACCTCTGCCATAAAATCTCTAAGTTCTTGGTAACAGCCATCCTAATCGTGTTGGTTGCTGATAAACTCGCTTGAGCGTGTTTACATCTCTAGCAGAAATTGGCGGTGGATTCCGCACTTGGGAAAAGTACAACGCATCGTTTGGGTTTGGGCTATGTCCCCAAATTCCCAATGCATGACCGAATTCATGGCGCGCTGCGGCTTGAAGATACTGACCTGTTTGATTAGGACTCAGCAAAATTGAACAACGATGAGCTAAAACACGATTGGAACTTACATACAACTCGTAGGTCGTTTCAGCTGATCGCGCACGCGGAAATTTCTCGTTAGGGGCAATTCGCAACGGAGGAGATAAACGCAAAATTTTAATATCTGCAACCTCAGGTCGTTCTACCACTTGCAAGGGGAAATAAACGTTCCATTCTTGAATGGCTTGCAAGACTTCGTTTGCCCAGCTTTGTAGTCTTTCAGCGTTGTGGGTTTCAGCGTGTGGTTGTTGGATATAAACTTTAACTGGCAACTGTGACCATACTAAATAGCCGACTTCGGTTGGTTTGATTTCTGAAAAGTAATCACCGCTATTACTTTGGTCTTGCCAATGTGCCAAGCTAGCAGGCAAAGGATGTTGCTGGAGTTGCGGTAATTTTGAAGCTTGTGCTATTTCAGTCAGCTTGGTATTGGCTTTAGAGGTATCATGACTGATAGCAACCACTAGCGCAGCGATCGCCACTAGAAAAAATACAAAAAATTTCTGCCGCAAAGCAGATTTGGTTCGCGTCAGCAAAATTAAACAAAAAACTTATTAAGCAACAGCGCTCGTAATTAACGAGGTAACCAGTTAGCACTCAAAACAACAGTTAGACCAAGAAAAAGTACTGTGAGTGCCCAGGTAACTCGGTTCAAAGTTGTTTCAGCACTTTTTGTACTGCTGAATAGTTGTGCTTGTCCGCCAATTGCTCCAATACCATCACCTTTAGGGCTATGTAGTAGTACCAATACAGTTAAACCTACCGCAGATACAACCCACAGGATTTCTACAATGTTGTAAATTGTCATGCTGACACTCAATTCAAAAATGAACGTTACAAGGCTCTATAGTGCTGATTGTACAGGAGTACGTTGACTATGTAAGGTGCTGTACTCGGCTGGTGCGAGCAGCGAGCGTCCAGTCATTTCAAGAGGCTGCGGGATCTGGAGGATTTCCAGAATTGTGGGAGCAATATCACACAGACGACCACCATTACGTAGGCCTACGTTGCCACCGTACCCTTGTATTTTAGCTCTTTCGCCTTCAATTAAGATCAAAGGAACAGGGTTAGTTGTGTGTGCTGTCCAAGGATTACCTTGTGGATCGCGCATGTATTCAGCATTGCCATGATCGGCAGTGACAATCGCAGTACCACCAGCTTTACTGATACTTTCTAACAAACGTCCCAGACAACGGTCAACGGTTTCTAAAGCTTGAACAGTTGCTTCGATTTGACCTGTATGCCCTACCATGTCAGGATTGGCATAATTGATCACAACCAAGGAATAGATGCCTCGTTCAATCGCTGCATTCGCAACATCAGTCACGGCTTCTGCTGACATACTAGGAGCGCGATCGTAAGTCGCTACCATCGGACTCATCACAAGTTCGCGATCTTCACCTTCAAAAGGCTCTTCTAAACCGCCGTTGAAAAAGTAAGTAACGTGGGCGTATTTTTCTGTTTCTGCGGTGCGGAATTGCTTTAGTCCATGTTCCGAAACGACTTGCCCTAAGATGTTGTTTAAGTTTTGTGGTGTAAACGCCACCGCCACTGGTAACTCAGGGTCGTACTGTGTAAACGTAACAAAAGATAATGGGCTAATTTGCTCGCGCTCAAAGCCATTGAATTGCGGAGCTACGAAAGCTTGGGTTAGCTGTCTGGCGCGATCTGGACGAAAATTGAAGAAAATCACACCATCACCCGGTTCTATGGCTCCTGGTGCTACTCGTTGGGGTACGACAAATTCGTCGGTGACTCCCGCATCGTAGGAAGCTTGTAAAATCTCAACCGCAGCGCGACCATCGCCTTCGCCGTCTTGGGTCATGACATCGTAAGCGAGCTTTACGCGATCCCAGCGGCGATCACGATCCATTGCGTAATAACGTCCACTCAGCGTGACGATCTTTCCTACACCCAATTTTTCGGTATAGTCTTGAATAAGCTGAATAACGCCTATACCCTCGGTTGGCATCGTATCTCGACCATCTGTAATCGCATGAATACACACTTGGGAAATTCCTTGTGCTTTTGCCAAGTCAAGCAATCCCAATAAATGATTGACGTGCGAATGAACGCCACCTTCGGAACAAAGACCGATTAAGTGTAACTTGCTATTTCGTGCGCAAACATCCTGACACACTTGCAATAATGCGGGATTTTGGTAGATTGAGCCATCTTCT from Chroogloeocystis siderophila 5.2 s.c.1 includes:
- a CDS encoding glycosyltransferase family 4 protein encodes the protein MHIAWLGKKSPFCGNVTYSREVTNALLERGHQVSFLHFAQEEEEPDNWPDCPEVSLPFLYKSQVYTIPTLKAAKVLSQSLRQLKPDIVHASLTLSPLDFLLPDICGELNLPLVATFHTPFAGKGAKLKSGTQLLAYQLYAPFLVNYDRVIVFSQVQRELLARLGLTPESVAVIPNGVDIQKYSPGSSKIKAKFNAQRLFVYQGRLAPEKNVEPLLRAWKHSEMHPDSKLLIVGDGPLTSSLEPFYGPEHGIHWLGFIAEEEQRIEILRGCDVFILPSLVEGLSISLLEAMACGVACLATDVGADGEVLEGGAGVILTPRRVESQLRTLLPLFQDHPELTTLLGQKARKRVVERYTLSQNITQVEKLYAQVLEQRRFHFSRGA
- a CDS encoding peptidase, coding for MRQKFFVFFLVAIAALVVAISHDTSKANTKLTEIAQASKLPQLQQHPLPASLAHWQDQSNSGDYFSEIKPTEVGYLVWSQLPVKVYIQQPHAETHNAERLQSWANEVLQAIQEWNVYFPLQVVERPEVADIKILRLSPPLRIAPNEKFPRARSAETTYELYVSSNRVLAHRCSILLSPNQTGQYLQAAARHEFGHALGIWGHSPNPNDALYFSQVRNPPPISARDVNTLKRVYQQPTRLGWLLPRT
- the gpmI gene encoding 2,3-bisphosphoglycerate-independent phosphoglycerate mutase is translated as MTQAPVAPVVLVILDGWGYREEADGNAIAAAKVPVMSSLWQAYPKTLIQASGKAVGLPEGQMGNSEVGHLNIGAGRIVPQELVRISDAVEDGSIYQNPALLQVCQDVCARNSKLHLIGLCSEGGVHSHVNHLLGLLDLAKAQGISQVCIHAITDGRDTMPTEGIGVIQLIQDYTEKLGVGKIVTLSGRYYAMDRDRRWDRVKLAYDVMTQDGEGDGRAAVEILQASYDAGVTDEFVVPQRVAPGAIEPGDGVIFFNFRPDRARQLTQAFVAPQFNGFEREQISPLSFVTFTQYDPELPVAVAFTPQNLNNILGQVVSEHGLKQFRTAETEKYAHVTYFFNGGLEEPFEGEDRELVMSPMVATYDRAPSMSAEAVTDVANAAIERGIYSLVVINYANPDMVGHTGQIEATVQALETVDRCLGRLLESISKAGGTAIVTADHGNAEYMRDPQGNPWTAHTTNPVPLILIEGERAKIQGYGGNVGLRNGGRLCDIAPTILEILQIPQPLEMTGRSLLAPAEYSTLHSQRTPVQSAL
- the secG gene encoding preprotein translocase subunit SecG, which translates into the protein MTIYNIVEILWVVSAVGLTVLVLLHSPKGDGIGAIGGQAQLFSSTKSAETTLNRVTWALTVLFLGLTVVLSANWLPR